In the Scatophagus argus isolate fScaArg1 chromosome 11, fScaArg1.pri, whole genome shotgun sequence genome, TGGCTATATGTCGACCACTGGAGTACCACTCTGTCATGTCAAGGCAAAGACTCATGATGTTAGTGTGTTTCTCTTGGATAACACCTGTCTACATCATGGCCGTAAACATTTTTCTAACATCTAGACTGAAGCTATGCAGTCCATATATTGCCAAGCTTTTTTGCGTGAATTGGATTATTGTTAAACTTGCTTGTTTCCCAGCTGACACTGCTGTTAACAATGTAGTTGCATACATTACAATCATCATTTATGTCCTTCACGGTGTTTTTATAGTTTGGTCCTACATGTATCTCATTAAAACGTGTGTGAATTCTAGAGAAAACAGGGCAAAGTTCATGCAGACTTGTGTGCCACATTTAATCTCCTTACTCACTTTTCTTCTGACGGTACTTTTTGATGTTATGAATACACGATTTGGTTCAAAAGATTTACCTCAAACTCTTCAAAACTTTGTTGCAACAGAATTTCTTCTCATACCTCCCATCATGAATCCACTCATTTATGGTTTCAAGTTAACGAAAATTCGTAACAGACTTCTGGCTGTTACAACTTTTAAGATTAAATGACTTTTGTCATTCATGGTACGGGAAAAAGACCTTTAAAGCTTGTATTTCAAT is a window encoding:
- the LOC124067167 gene encoding olfactory receptor 13-like translates to MDNVSLVTMFFLSGLNETKNHRFTVFSLTLLYYCLILLANISLIVIIILDKNLHEPMYILLCTFCMNGLYGTAGFYPKFLWDLLSPVHVISYSGCLVQALVMYSFACSDLSILAVMAYDRYVAICRPLEYHSVMSRQRLMMLVCFSWITPVYIMAVNIFLTSRLKLCSPYIAKLFCVNWIIVKLACFPADTAVNNVVAYITIIIYVLHGVFIVWSYMYLIKTCVNSRENRAKFMQTCVPHLISLLTFLLTVLFDVMNTRFGSKDLPQTLQNFVATEFLLIPPIMNPLIYGFKLTKIRNRLLAVTTFKIK